The nucleotide window CCAGCGGGCGCCAGGGCTGGGGCCAAACGATCAGGATTCCTGTGGCGAGGTACTAGTGCTGGACGTGGCCCAGCTCTGCCCCATTGCCGGTGCCGGCTTCCTGCCGAATGGGAACGTTGTCGACGACCTCGAGATCGAACCCTTCGATAGCCGCCAACCGGCTCGGGCGATTCGTCAGCACGCGCAACTTGCGCAGCCCAAGATCGATCAGGACCTGGGCGCCCAGCCCAACCTCCCGCAAGACGCGCTCCGGGCTGTTCCATCCGTCCCCGGTCGGCTCGGCAGCCCCCTGAGCTCGGCGCAGCTCGTCGGCCAGATCCCAGCGGGACGGGACGAATAACAAGACGCCACGGCCGTCCTGCTCGATCCGGGCAAGGGCGTGACGCGCCGGCGACCGAAGCCCAATCTGGGCCTCGAAGATGTCGCCGAGCACGCTGCCTGTGTGCACGCGAACCAGCGTAGGGCTCGCGTCCACGTTGCCCAGCGTGAGCGCCAGGAACTGCTGCGGCTGATGCACCGCCTCGTAGACCCGGGCGGACCAGAGCGTGCCGTTCGGGGGTAGCGCCAGGCGCGTCTCGGCGATCGGACGCACCAGACTCTCGGTACGCAGCCGGTACTGGATGAGGTCGGCGATGGTAAGCAAACACAGTCCATGCTCGCGCGCGAAATGTCGAAGCTGGGGCGCGCGCGCCATGCTTCCGTCGTCACTCATGATCTCGCAGATGACGCTCGCCGGCTTGCGACCGGCGAGCCTGGCCAGATCCACGGAGCCCTCTGTGTGGCCCGTGCGCTGCAGAACGCCGCCTGCGGCTGCCCGCAGAGGAAAAACATGCCCGGGGCTCTCCAGGTCGCTCGGGACGGTGTCGTCAGCGACCGCAACCGCAATCGTTCGGGCGCGGTCGGCCGCGCTGATACCCGTGCTTACACCGCGGCTGGCTTCGATCGAGATCGTGAAGGCCGTCGCTCGGCGCGTTGGATTGGGCCCTACCATCATGGGCAGCCTGAGCTCGCGCACGCGCTCTTGGGTGAGGGCGAGACAGATCAGGCCGCGGCCGTAGCGGGCCATGAAGTTGACGGCCTCGGGAGTCACCAGGTCGGCCGCCATGCAGAGGTCTCCCTCGTTCTCGCGATCCTCGTCGTCTACGAGCACTACCATGCGGCCCTCGCGCATCGCCTCGAGCGCTCGGTGCACACGTTCTGTGGCTCGTTCCGCCATGGCTGCCATTCCCAAGCAACGTCGCAAGCGCGTGGCCGGCGTCAGGTCGGGCGACCATCGACTCCCGGCTTGCCCAGCACCCTGGCCACATACTTGGCCAGCAGGTCGACCTCCAGGTTCACGCGGCTTCCAATAGGCCGCTTGTCGAGCAAGGTCGCTCGACGGGTGTAGGGGACTAGCATGACCTCAAACACGCGGCCAGCCGCGAGGTTGACCGTCAGGCTCGTGCCGTCGACCGCGATCGACCCTTTGGGAGCCACAAGCGATGCGAGCTCAACCGGAACCTCGACGGTCATGGT belongs to Pseudomonadota bacterium and includes:
- the ribB gene encoding 3,4-dihydroxy-2-butanone-4-phosphate synthase, producing MAERATERVHRALEAMREGRMVVLVDDEDRENEGDLCMAADLVTPEAVNFMARYGRGLICLALTQERVRELRLPMMVGPNPTRRATAFTISIEASRGVSTGISAADRARTIAVAVADDTVPSDLESPGHVFPLRAAAGGVLQRTGHTEGSVDLARLAGRKPASVICEIMSDDGSMARAPQLRHFAREHGLCLLTIADLIQYRLRTESLVRPIAETRLALPPNGTLWSARVYEAVHQPQQFLALTLGNVDASPTLVRVHTGSVLGDIFEAQIGLRSPARHALARIEQDGRGVLLFVPSRWDLADELRRAQGAAEPTGDGWNSPERVLREVGLGAQVLIDLGLRKLRVLTNRPSRLAAIEGFDLEVVDNVPIRQEAGTGNGAELGHVQH